A stretch of the Drosophila sulfurigaster albostrigata strain 15112-1811.04 chromosome 2L, ASM2355843v2, whole genome shotgun sequence genome encodes the following:
- the LOC133837750 gene encoding accessory gland protein Acp32CD — protein MRTRLSIHLIQILAFGLLLCQLRSVLAQKYYMNFAFNNNNPDANGEDGEDVGGMGKSGAGNGAMRAASAGEGSEGSGSDASGSGSGSGSTADESNDSDDKENGNADDDADDSKGDSDDSEADSDDKKASDDDSDSDDDDDDNVPGLDDDDDDSDSHDAANRRIKLAEENKDKGPDNDHSHHSSYEISIDDSFGGRYVRSIYESSESHGHSGSNAGSGSGDAQESQDVGNDKRTLYGADDYEEFTGE, from the coding sequence ATGAGGACACGGCTGAGCATACACCTAATACAGATACTCGCCTTTGGCCTGCTGCTCTGCCAGCTGCGGTCTGTGCTGGCCCAGAAGTACTACATGAACTTTGCgttcaataacaacaatccGGATGCCAATGGCGAAGATGGCGAAGATGTCGGTGGGATGGGAAAAAGTGGAGCAGGGAATGGAGCTATGAGGGCTGCATCAGCTGGTGAAGGATCCGAAGGATCTGGCAGCGATGctagtggaagtggaagtggcagTGGAAGTACTGCTGATGAAAGCAATGACAGTGATGACAAGGAGAATGGtaatgctgatgatgacgcCGACGACAGCAAGGGAGATAGCGATGATAGCGAAGCTGACAGTGACGATAAAAAAGCTAGCGACGacgattccgattccgatgatgacgacgacgacaacgtgCCGGGATtggatgatgacgacgatgatagCGACAGCCATGACGCAGCTAATAGACGCATCAAGCTGGCCGAGGAGAACAAGGACAAAGGACCCGACAACGATCACAGCCATCACAGCAGCTATGAGATCAGCATCGATGACAGCTTCGGCGGACGCTACGTTCGCTCCATTTACGAGAGCTCCGAGAGTCACGGACACTCGGGCAGCAATGCTGGCTCCGGGTCTGGAGATGCTCAGGAATCGCAGGACGTTGGAAACGATAAGCGCACATTGTATGGCGCCGATGACTACGAGGAGTTCACAGGGGAATAA